The Herpetosiphonaceae bacterium genome window below encodes:
- a CDS encoding glycosyltransferase family 2 protein, with protein MTDISICMVSLNCLDVLKACLESLRANRSSVSFEIIVVDNASTDGTVEYIRQHAPDVQLVLNDDNAGFTRATNQAIERSTGKYILWLNTDTILKPDSLRRLQDFLEATPQAGIVGPKVLNPDGTFQPQCKRGLPTPLASLCYMLKLDRLWPKNRLVGQYLLTYLPVEQAHQVDAVSGCCLMARRSVWEQIGPLDEQIFAFGEDIDWCVRANDAGWQVWYYPGSSIVHLKGQGGVHSKPYHKAWGMHQGMWVFYRKHLMKRYPWPVTGLVWIGVWGDLALASMNIWIRRHVSSRLRRSA; from the coding sequence GTGACCGATATTTCGATTTGCATGGTTTCGCTGAACTGTCTGGACGTGCTCAAAGCTTGTCTTGAGTCGCTGCGGGCAAACCGCTCGTCGGTGAGCTTTGAGATCATCGTCGTAGACAACGCCTCGACGGATGGCACGGTCGAGTACATTCGGCAGCACGCGCCCGATGTTCAGCTTGTGCTCAACGACGACAACGCGGGGTTTACCAGGGCGACCAATCAGGCGATCGAGCGCAGCACGGGCAAGTACATTCTCTGGCTCAACACCGATACGATTCTCAAGCCCGACTCGCTGAGGAGATTGCAGGACTTTCTGGAAGCCACACCACAGGCGGGGATTGTCGGCCCCAAGGTGCTCAATCCCGATGGCACGTTTCAGCCGCAGTGCAAGCGCGGCCTGCCGACGCCGCTGGCCTCGCTGTGTTATATGCTGAAGCTCGACCGCCTGTGGCCGAAGAATCGCCTGGTCGGGCAATATCTGCTAACATATCTGCCGGTGGAGCAGGCGCATCAGGTCGATGCGGTTTCCGGCTGCTGCCTGATGGCTCGTCGCTCCGTGTGGGAGCAGATCGGCCCGCTCGACGAGCAGATCTTTGCCTTCGGCGAGGACATTGATTGGTGCGTCCGCGCCAACGACGCGGGATGGCAAGTATGGTACTATCCCGGCAGCAGCATCGTTCATCTGAAAGGACAAGGCGGCGTTCACTCTAAGCCGTATCATAAAGCGTGGGGCATGCACCAGGGGATGTGGGTGTTTTATCGCAAACACCTGATGAAGCGCTACCCCTGGCCTGTAACAGGGTTGGTATGGATCGGCGTATGGGGTGATCTGGCGCTCGCGAGTATGAATATCTGGATTCGCCGTCATGTATCGTCGCGGCTGCGGCGCTCGGCTTGA